From Lolium perenne isolate Kyuss_39 chromosome 5, Kyuss_2.0, whole genome shotgun sequence, a single genomic window includes:
- the LOC139831709 gene encoding uncharacterized protein, giving the protein MTKEDYFKVMPLWCENKEDAFEALVARWVGEDADFNAKSARNKANRGLWRNTRCGKPQTERYRSTRRNSGSLSPRWEGGEKMKLKQPDLSQPRPSLPEYYGFAEEEFDKYCSVFKGLHPEVDDPIEQETDLTAIMVAGSGAEHGRTKLLSGVIKPQRTLTQIRSTLTAGDPPVAPPRHRRTDAHFEAAYAAAYENYLTVVAEWDLKRAAWEEYQEATSRAVRTFFQTGERIALPEEEPPRPGPTPVCPSREAFAATYYARTPGTGSSRNRPSPGSSREGTPMHPGRHSPGASWFSLWRWFRPWFYFGLPRQRPDA; this is encoded by the exons ATGACAAAGGAAGATTACTTCAAG GTTATGCCCCTATGGTGCGAGAATAAGGAAGACGCATTTGAGGCCTTGGTAGCGAGGTGGGTTGGCGAAGACGCCGACTTCAACGCCAAGAGCGCGCGCAACAAGGCAAACCGGGGCCTTTGGAGGAACACACGGTGCGGGAAGCCGCAGACCGAGCGCTACAGAAGCACaag GCGGAACTCGGGGAGCCTCTCACCGAGGTGGGAGGGTGGcgagaagatgaagctgaagcaGCCCGATCTGAGCCAGCCTCGGCCCTCGCTGCCCGAGTACTACGGCTTTGCCGAAGAGGAGTTTGACAAGTACTGCTCGGTGTTCAAGGGTCTTCATCCGgaggtggatgatcctattgAGCAGGAGACCGACTTGACGGCGATTATGGTGGCGGGGAGCGGCGCGGAGCATGGCCGCACGAAGCTTCTTAGTGGGGTGATCAAGCCGCAGAGGACCCTCACGCAGATCAGGTCTACCCTCACCGCCGGCGACCCACCGGTCGCGCCTCCTCGACACCGTCGTACGGAT GCTCACTTTGAGGCCGCCTACGCGGCCGCTTATGAGAACTATTTGACGGTTGTAGCAGAGTGGGACCTCAAGAGAGCGGCTTGGGAAGAGTACCAGGAGGCGACGAGTCGT gcggTCAGGACGTTCTTCCAGACTGGAGAGAGGATCGCACTTCCGGAAGAGGAGCCACCTAGGCCGGGGCCGACTCCAGTGTGCCCATCGAGGGAAGCTTTCGCGGCCACATACTACGCACGGACTCCG GGCACGGGAAGTTCGCGGAACCGACCCTCTCCTGGTTCGTCGCGCGAGGGCACACCGATGCACCCCGGCCGCCATTCTCCCGGTGCTTCGTGGTTTTCACTGTGGCGATGGTTCAGGCCATGGTTCTACTTCGGTCTACCTCGACAAAGGCCGGACGCCTGA